Proteins encoded together in one Phalacrocorax carbo chromosome 18, bPhaCar2.1, whole genome shotgun sequence window:
- the RAB14 gene encoding ras-related protein Rab-14 — protein sequence MATAPYNYSYIFKYIIIGDMGVGKSCLLHQFTEKKFMADCPHTIGVEFGTRIIEVSGQKIKLQIWDTAGQERFRAVTRSYYRGAAGALMVYDITRRSTYNHLSSWLTDARNLTNPNTVIILIGNKADLEAQRDVTYEEAKQFAEENGLLFLEASAKTGENVEDAFLEAAKKIYQNIQDGSLDLNAAESGVQHKPSAPQGGRLTSEPQPQREGCGC from the exons ATGGCAACCGCACCTTACAACTACTCCTACATCTTTAAGTACATCATTATTG GGGACATGGGTGTAGGAAAGTCCTGTTTGCTTCATcaatttacagaaaagaagt TTATGGCAGACTGTCCCCACACAATTGGTGTTGAATTTGGCACGAGAATAATTGAAGTTAGTggccaaaaaataaaactacagaTCTGGGATACAGCAGGACAAGAGAGATTCAGGGCTGTCACACGAAGTTACTacagaggagcagcaggagctctCATGGTCTACGACATTACCAG AAGAAGTACGTATAATCACTTAAGCAGCTGGCTGACAGATGCAAGGAACCTCACCAATCCAAATACT GTGATAATCCTCATAGGAAATAAAGCAGATCTGGAAGCACAGAGGGATGTTACATAtgaagaagccaaacaatttgctgaagaaaacg GTTTATTGTTCCTTGAAGCAAGTGCAAAAAC CGGAGAGAACGTTGAGGATGCGTTCCTGGAGGCTGCCAAGAAAATCTACCAGAATATCCAAGACGGAAGCCTGGATCTGAACGCTGCAGAGTCGGGCGTACAGCACAAACCGTCAGCTCCGCAGG